One stretch of Hypanus sabinus isolate sHypSab1 chromosome 29, sHypSab1.hap1, whole genome shotgun sequence DNA includes these proteins:
- the LOC132382762 gene encoding profilin-3-like — MSDWRNYINVILKDKNVEDAAIVGHANNKAVWASKPGGILAAISPQEVSTLIGKDRKTFLQTGITIGGKKCSIIRDNLLVNNDEVMDVRMKGGQGKSICIGKTNKIMVFIMGKRGVHGGLLNKKVHEMDNYLKEKGF, encoded by the coding sequence ATGTCGGACTGGAGGAACTACATCAATGTTATACTGAAGGACAAGAACGTGGAAGACGCTGCCATTGTGGGCCACGCCAACAACAAGGCCGTCTGGGCTTCCAAACCCGGCGGCATATTGGCTGCCATCTCCCCGCAGGAGGTCAGCACGCTAATAGGGAAGGACCGCAAGACCTTCCTACAAACAGGCATCACCATCGGAGGGAAGAAAtgctccatcatcagggacaaccTCCTGGTCAACAACGACGAGGTGATGGATGTTAGGATGAAGGGCGGACAAGGCAAGAGCATCTGCATCGGCAAAACCAACAAGATCATGGTGTTCATCATGGGCAAACGAGGGGTCCACGGGGGACTCCTCAACAAGAAGGTCCATGAAATGGACAACTATCTGAAGGAGAAGGGGTTTTAA